A single genomic interval of Anopheles cruzii unplaced genomic scaffold, idAnoCruzAS_RS32_06 scaffold03134_ctg1, whole genome shotgun sequence harbors:
- the LOC128276939 gene encoding uncharacterized protein LOC128276939, with amino-acid sequence MANGSYVRYTPCHCPEGDHLRQQSDGLSSKQKRYKSTRRIDYLARPRYVHAKFSRHAVVPRRQETEIVRSYKEPYASRRIQQLALPRVRNLFAVHEEYQHLLAPKRQEQLKKKIKQSSTTIYSQLAGVELPKINGPKGMSPDEWQRHKDWLELRDYQVLSSLSFSDLKKIPFVKPAALKATASERTIKLAEPIERRRRAKGKQVEET; translated from the coding sequence ATGGCTAATGGTAGTTATGTTCGCTACACACCCTGTCACTGCCCGGAGGGAGATCACCTTCGGCAGCAATCCGATGGGTTGTCCAGCAAACAGAAGCGCTACAAATCCACTCGAAGGATCGACTACTTGGCTCGTCCACGATATGTTCACGCTAAGTTTTCTCGCCACGCGGTGGTTCCTCGCAGGCAAGAGACCGAAATTGTGCGCTCGTATAAAGAACCGTATGCATCGCGACGCATCCAGCAATTGGCTTTACCACGGGTCCGGAATCTATTTGCCGTTCACGAGGAATACCAACACTTGTTAGCGCCAAAGCGCCAGGaacagttgaagaaaaagataaagcaAAGTTCCACCACCATTTACTCTCAGCTGGCGGGCGTGGAGCTTCCGAAAATTAATGGTCCAAAAGGCATGTCGCCGGATGAATGGCAAAGACATAAGGATTGGTTGGAATTGCGTGATTACcaagttctttcttcgttATCTTTTTCAGATTTGAAAAAGATTCCTTTCGTCAAACCAGCCGCCCTGAAGGCAACCGCATCGGAGCGTACAATCAAGCTTGCCGAACCcatcgaacgacgacggcgagcgaaaggaaaacaagtggAGGAAACA